The sequence ACCGAGGCGACGATGCCACCGAGCAGCGGGCCGAGGCCGAAACCCAGGGCGATCGCGCTCGACACGACGCCGAAGACGGTCGCCTGCACGATGGCCGGCGCCTCGAGTCCGGTCATCGCCCCGAACGCCGGGCCCAGGGCGCCGCTGAAAAAGCTGGCGGCGACGAACCCGGCGATCACGAGGGGGGTGCTGGCGGCACCCGCCGCGCCGAGCAGCGACAGCCCCAGCAACAGCGCGCCGACGGTGATCAGCCTCCGGTAACTCGTTCGCCGCAGGAGACGGTGATACGTCAGCGAGGCCAGCGCCGTCGCAATCCCGCCGGCGGCAAACGTGACACCGGTCAAGGCCTGTGCCTGCTTCGCACCGGTGAGGTCGATCAGACGCAGGACCACAAGCTGCTGCGCAGCGCCGTAACTCGTCTGCTGCAACCCCTGGGCGACGATCAGCACGGCAAGGGCGCCTACCGTTCCGGCTCGCGCCAGGCGAAGCACCTCCATGGTGCGCGGCGCGGCCGCGCGTGCCATCCGCCGGGGGCTCTCCCGGACCAGGAGCAGCACGGGCACCGCCGCCAGCAGCAGCATCGTGCCGCCGGCAAGGAAGATCGCCCGCAACCCGATCAGGTTGGCGGCCAGGCCACCGGCGGCGGGCCCAACGGCGCTTCCCAGCGAGATGGAGGAGCTGAGGATCCCCAGCGCCCAGGCGAGGTGCGGCGCGGGCGTCTCGGTCGCGACCAGCGCGGTGGCCGCGGCGACCGTCCCCGAACTCGCGCCCTGGACCCCACGAAGCACCGTCAGTTGTAGGGCCGATTGCGCCAGGCCCATCAGGCCCACTGAGATGCCGCCGCCGATCATGGCGCGTACCAGCATCGGTTTGCGGCCATAGCGATCGGCCAGCCTGCCCCAGATCGGGCTGGTCAGGGCCAGCGCAAACCCGGTCGCGCTGGCGGCAATTCCGGTCCAAAAGGACAGTTGCGGGCCGTTGGGAATGTGCAGCTCCTGGTGGAGGAACAGGGGCAGAAACGGGAAGGCGAAGGAGAAACCCAGGATGGCGGTGAACTCAGCCAGCCAGAGGGCGGCCAGGTTCCGGCGCCAGTTGACCGCCGTCAGCACATAGTAAGGATGCCGGAGTCGGGCTGCCTAGGCGACGGCTTTTGCCGTTCGCCTGCGTTTAGTTACCGACATGGCCCGCCTGGGCCACCGCGGGGGGACTCTCGCCCTTTTGCTGGCGGCCGCCGTTATCGCCGTCGTCGTTCCGTCGATCCCGGCCGAGTCGGCCGGGCAATGTGCGACGCCCGGACGCGACGGCACGGCCACCCTCAACGGCGTCATCAACACCTATTACCCCGGCAGCGGCACGGCGTCGGGGGCAGGCGCGATCACACTGGGGGCGGCAACCGGCGCCGCGTCGCCGATCGCGATCGGCGACCTGGTCCTAGTCATCCAGATGCAGGACGCCGCCATCAATTCGACCAACACCGGCGCCTACGGTGACGGCGTCGCGGGTGATCCGGCGACCGGTTGGACCGCCCTCAACAGCGCCGGCCTCTACGAATACGCGGTTGCGACGAGTGCGGTCCCGCTCGCTGGAGGCAGCCTGACCGTCAGCAGCCCGCTGA comes from Candidatus Dormiibacterota bacterium and encodes:
- a CDS encoding MFS transporter, with the translated sequence MLTAVNWRRNLAALWLAEFTAILGFSFAFPFLPLFLHQELHIPNGPQLSFWTGIAASATGFALALTSPIWGRLADRYGRKPMLVRAMIGGGISVGLMGLAQSALQLTVLRGVQGASSGTVAAATALVATETPAPHLAWALGILSSSISLGSAVGPAAGGLAANLIGLRAIFLAGGTMLLLAAVPVLLLVRESPRRMARAAAPRTMEVLRLARAGTVGALAVLIVAQGLQQTSYGAAQQLVVLRLIDLTGAKQAQALTGVTFAAGGIATALASLTYHRLLRRTSYRRLITVGALLLGLSLLGAAGAASTPLVIAGFVAASFFSGALGPAFGAMTGLEAPAIVQATVFGVVSSAIALGFGLGPLLGGIVASVAGIRAGLIVAAAIALVLAALVGLRAREPRAHFHP